Proteins co-encoded in one Luteolibacter sp. Y139 genomic window:
- a CDS encoding magnesium transporter CorA family protein — translation MLRRLEILNRRLSETDAEDARILLYVAPDEAERKYLTDELGIDPHTLTSASDPDELGRVEFEPNHAAIIFKRPKQYCADDNFFFKISSVGIFLFRERLVFVVAEDNLRFEGKHFQQINSLEELLLKVVFRCIWHFEEHLKVFNMIAEELEHKVNLSMENKHLLHMFTLEKSLVYYLNAISSNGRVIEKLKALATRFRFTTEDVEFLDDLTIENAQCHEMANTYSQVLASLVGARVSVVSNNLNVLMKRLMIVTIGLMLPTAVFSLFGMNLKLPINESHGAVGFWIVIVLAILSGMSVFVMVRWKKF, via the coding sequence ATGCTCCGACGCTTGGAAATTCTCAATCGCCGTTTGTCGGAGACGGATGCGGAGGATGCGCGGATCCTACTCTACGTTGCGCCGGATGAGGCGGAGCGGAAGTATCTGACGGATGAGCTTGGAATCGATCCCCACACGCTGACATCGGCGAGTGACCCGGATGAGCTCGGGCGGGTCGAATTCGAGCCCAATCACGCGGCGATCATTTTCAAGCGGCCGAAGCAGTACTGCGCGGACGACAACTTCTTCTTCAAGATCAGCTCGGTGGGGATCTTCCTATTCCGGGAGCGGCTGGTGTTCGTGGTGGCGGAGGACAACCTGCGCTTCGAGGGGAAGCATTTCCAGCAGATCAACAGCCTGGAGGAACTGCTGCTAAAGGTGGTCTTCCGCTGCATCTGGCACTTCGAGGAGCACCTCAAGGTCTTCAACATGATCGCCGAGGAGCTGGAGCACAAAGTGAACCTCTCGATGGAGAACAAGCACCTGCTGCACATGTTCACGCTCGAGAAGAGCCTCGTGTACTACCTCAATGCAATCAGCAGCAACGGGCGGGTGATCGAGAAGCTGAAGGCGCTGGCGACCCGGTTCCGGTTCACGACCGAGGATGTGGAGTTCCTCGATGACCTGACGATTGAGAACGCCCAGTGCCACGAAATGGCGAATACCTACAGCCAGGTGCTTGCCAGTCTCGTGGGTGCGCGGGTCAGCGTGGTGAGCAATAATCTCAACGTGCTGATGAAGCGGCTGATGATCGTGACGATCGGGCTGATGCTGCCCACCGCGGTGTTCAGCCTCTTCGGCATGAACTTAAAGCTGCCGATCAACGAGAGTCACGGAGCTGTCGGCTTTTGGATCGTGATCGTCCTGGCGATTCTTTCGGGAATGTCCGTGTTCGTGATGGTCCGGTGGAAGAAGTTCTGA
- the rpoC gene encoding DNA-directed RNA polymerase subunit beta' codes for MNVDTNLRELFGVDERPEAFDQVSITVASPDVIRSWSKGEVKNPETINYRTFKPEKGGLFCERIFGPTRDWECACGKYKRIKHKGVVCDRCGVEVTLSRVRRERMGHIELAVPVSHIWFYKCMPSRIGLVLDISARHLERVIYYEDYVVTEPGNTPLERGQLLTENELRDSEDAYGESSFRAAMGAEAIQDLLAQVDLADLAIKLEQELETTRSKQNKKKLSKRLKITQGFAQSKSRPEWMIQTVLPVIPPDLRPLVPLEGGRFATSDLNDLYRRVINRNNRLKNLLQLKTPEVIIRNEKRMLQEAVDALFDNGRHGRAVTGAGNRPLKSLSDMLKGKGGRFRQNLLGKRVDYSGRSVIVIGPDLTLNQCGLPKKMALTLFEPFIIRRLKELGYCHTVRSAKKMIDRKTPEVWDILAEVTKGHPVFLNRAPTLHRLSIQAFEPKLIEGEAIRVHPLVCTAYNADFDGDQMAVHVPLSVEAQMEARQLMLAPNNIFSPASGRPITTPSQDIILGSYYLTWAPVRTQKDREKQEHLPLFENSSEVEFAIASRKVGYHQWIRIRNPNFGKPGTVYGDHESKILETTPGRVRFNEIWPAGLGFINRTVGKKQMSDIIWRTYQVSGQKTTVQTLDALKSLGFREATRSGTSIGIVDMVVPEEKPAIIADAYAQVDKVTKQYRNGVITDGERYQKVVDIWTHATDTIASALYRKIEFNDGKPGASPLFMMVDSGARGNKSQIKQLSGMRGLMAKPSGEIIERPITSNFREGLSVLEYFISTHGARKGLADTALKTADSGYMTRKLVDVAQDVIVTVQDCGTASGIVVAPIYDGDEEAASLGLRIYGRTSCEQVKDPVTGQIVLDYDELVDENSAKAVERIGYEKLKIRSVLTCEAKRGCCAKCYGLNLATGKPVKIGEAVGIIAAQSIGEPGTQLTMRTFHVGGVAAATFKQPIIKAKNNGRVIYKDLRVVESAEGKWVVLNKNGSVSIRDKDGLELESQLIVIGSVIEIKDGDDVKKGDTVATWDPYNVPILTEKPGKVEFRDMISGITVTNETDKETGKKVMVVTEHKEDLHPQVVLVDEKTKEVRASYSIPVGAHLSVKEGEVVTGGTQLAKTPRKVARTKDITGGLPRVAELFEARKPKDACVIAKIEGEVSFGGTVRGKKKVIVTDADSGEQVEHLVPMGRHIIVTDGDRVKRGDQITEGPVSPEDLLEACGAQELQEHLVNEVQSVYRVQGVEINDKHIEIIIRQMLRKVKITDPGDADQLLWGDQIDRSAFNRINDGIVASGGKPAEAEPVLLGITKASLETDSFISAASFQDTTRVLTEAATLGKVDYLTGFKENVIMGHLIPAGSGFDCHRDADIEFTVEEPEPIFVPAAPEGEEVVESA; via the coding sequence ATGAACGTTGATACCAACCTTCGCGAACTTTTCGGCGTGGACGAGCGGCCGGAAGCCTTTGACCAGGTTTCCATCACGGTCGCATCCCCGGACGTCATCCGCTCTTGGTCCAAGGGCGAGGTGAAGAACCCGGAAACCATCAATTACCGTACCTTCAAGCCGGAAAAAGGCGGCCTCTTCTGCGAGCGGATCTTCGGACCGACCCGTGACTGGGAGTGCGCCTGCGGCAAGTACAAGCGCATCAAGCACAAGGGCGTCGTCTGCGACCGTTGTGGCGTGGAAGTCACCCTGAGCCGCGTTCGCCGCGAGCGCATGGGCCACATCGAACTGGCCGTGCCCGTGTCGCACATCTGGTTCTACAAGTGCATGCCGTCCCGCATCGGCCTGGTGCTGGACATCAGCGCCCGCCACCTCGAGCGCGTCATTTACTACGAGGACTACGTCGTCACCGAGCCGGGCAATACCCCGCTCGAGCGCGGCCAGCTCCTCACGGAGAACGAACTCCGCGATTCCGAGGATGCCTACGGTGAATCTTCCTTCCGCGCCGCCATGGGTGCCGAGGCGATCCAGGATCTGCTCGCGCAGGTCGACTTGGCCGACCTTGCCATCAAGCTGGAGCAGGAGCTCGAAACCACCCGCTCGAAGCAGAACAAGAAGAAGCTCTCGAAGCGTCTCAAGATCACCCAAGGCTTTGCGCAATCGAAGTCGCGCCCGGAATGGATGATCCAGACCGTGCTGCCGGTGATCCCGCCAGACCTTCGTCCGCTGGTTCCGCTTGAAGGCGGTCGTTTCGCGACTTCCGACCTCAACGACCTGTATCGCCGCGTCATCAACCGCAACAACCGTCTCAAGAACCTCCTCCAGCTCAAGACGCCGGAGGTCATCATCCGCAACGAAAAGCGGATGCTGCAAGAGGCTGTTGATGCGCTCTTCGACAACGGTCGCCACGGCCGTGCCGTCACCGGTGCTGGCAACCGTCCGCTGAAGTCCCTGAGCGACATGCTCAAGGGCAAGGGCGGCCGCTTCCGTCAGAACCTGCTCGGCAAGCGCGTCGACTACTCGGGTCGCTCGGTTATCGTCATCGGTCCGGACCTCACTCTCAACCAGTGCGGTCTGCCGAAGAAGATGGCTCTGACCTTGTTCGAGCCCTTCATCATCCGTCGCCTCAAGGAACTCGGCTACTGCCACACGGTTCGCTCGGCGAAGAAGATGATCGACCGCAAGACCCCGGAAGTCTGGGACATCCTCGCGGAAGTCACCAAGGGTCACCCGGTGTTCCTGAACCGCGCACCGACGCTGCACCGTCTCTCGATCCAGGCCTTCGAACCGAAGCTGATCGAAGGTGAGGCCATTCGCGTTCACCCGCTCGTTTGCACGGCTTATAACGCCGACTTCGACGGTGACCAGATGGCCGTGCACGTGCCGCTCTCGGTCGAAGCCCAGATGGAAGCGCGCCAGCTGATGCTCGCGCCGAACAACATCTTCTCGCCCGCGTCCGGTCGCCCGATCACGACGCCGTCGCAGGACATCATTCTGGGCTCGTACTACCTCACCTGGGCGCCAGTGCGCACCCAGAAGGATCGCGAAAAGCAGGAGCACCTCCCGCTGTTCGAGAACTCCTCCGAGGTCGAGTTCGCCATCGCATCCCGCAAGGTCGGCTATCACCAGTGGATCCGCATCCGTAACCCCAACTTCGGGAAGCCGGGTACGGTCTATGGTGACCACGAGAGCAAGATTCTCGAGACCACGCCGGGTCGCGTCCGCTTCAATGAAATCTGGCCTGCCGGCCTTGGCTTCATCAACCGCACCGTCGGTAAGAAGCAGATGTCGGACATCATCTGGCGCACTTATCAGGTGTCCGGCCAGAAGACCACGGTCCAGACACTCGATGCGCTTAAGAGCCTCGGCTTCCGCGAAGCCACCCGCTCCGGCACCTCGATCGGTATCGTTGACATGGTCGTGCCGGAAGAGAAGCCGGCGATCATCGCCGACGCCTACGCCCAAGTGGACAAGGTGACCAAGCAGTACCGCAACGGCGTCATCACCGACGGCGAGCGCTACCAGAAGGTCGTCGACATCTGGACGCACGCCACCGACACCATCGCGTCCGCGCTCTATCGCAAGATCGAGTTCAACGACGGCAAGCCGGGTGCAAGCCCGCTGTTCATGATGGTCGACTCCGGCGCTCGTGGTAACAAGTCGCAGATCAAGCAGCTCTCCGGCATGCGCGGCCTCATGGCCAAGCCGTCCGGTGAAATCATTGAGCGTCCGATCACCTCGAACTTCCGTGAAGGTCTGTCCGTGTTGGAATACTTCATTTCCACTCACGGTGCCCGTAAGGGTCTGGCCGACACGGCGCTCAAGACCGCGGACTCGGGTTACATGACCCGCAAGCTCGTGGACGTGGCTCAGGATGTCATCGTCACGGTGCAAGATTGCGGCACTGCCAGCGGCATCGTCGTTGCGCCGATCTATGACGGCGACGAAGAGGCGGCCTCGCTGGGCCTGCGTATCTACGGCCGCACTTCGTGCGAGCAGGTCAAGGACCCGGTCACCGGCCAGATCGTGCTCGATTACGATGAGCTTGTGGACGAAAACTCGGCCAAAGCGGTCGAGCGCATCGGCTACGAGAAGCTGAAGATCCGCTCGGTGCTCACCTGTGAAGCCAAGCGCGGTTGCTGTGCGAAGTGCTACGGCTTGAACCTCGCCACCGGCAAGCCGGTGAAGATCGGTGAAGCGGTCGGTATCATCGCCGCCCAGTCGATCGGTGAACCCGGCACGCAGCTCACGATGCGTACCTTCCACGTGGGTGGTGTGGCTGCTGCAACGTTCAAGCAGCCGATCATCAAGGCGAAGAACAACGGCCGCGTGATCTACAAGGATCTCCGCGTCGTCGAAAGCGCCGAAGGCAAGTGGGTGGTGCTCAACAAGAACGGCTCCGTGTCCATCCGCGACAAGGACGGTCTGGAGCTCGAAAGCCAGCTGATCGTCATCGGCTCCGTCATTGAGATCAAGGACGGCGACGACGTGAAGAAGGGCGACACCGTTGCCACCTGGGATCCTTACAACGTGCCGATTCTCACGGAGAAGCCGGGTAAGGTGGAGTTCCGCGACATGATCTCGGGCATCACCGTTACCAACGAGACCGACAAGGAAACCGGCAAGAAGGTCATGGTGGTCACCGAGCACAAGGAAGACCTCCACCCGCAGGTGGTGCTCGTGGACGAGAAGACCAAGGAAGTCCGTGCGTCTTACTCGATCCCGGTCGGCGCTCACCTTTCCGTCAAGGAAGGCGAAGTGGTCACGGGGGGCACGCAGCTCGCCAAGACTCCCCGCAAGGTGGCCCGCACCAAGGACATCACCGGTGGTCTGCCGCGCGTTGCCGAGCTCTTCGAAGCCCGCAAGCCGAAGGATGCCTGCGTCATCGCCAAGATCGAAGGGGAAGTCTCCTTCGGTGGCACCGTCCGCGGCAAGAAGAAGGTCATCGTCACCGACGCCGATTCTGGCGAGCAGGTGGAGCACTTGGTCCCGATGGGCCGCCACATCATCGTCACCGATGGTGACCGCGTGAAGCGTGGTGACCAGATCACGGAAGGCCCTGTATCTCCGGAAGACCTCCTCGAGGCTTGCGGTGCCCAGGAACTCCAGGAGCACTTGGTGAACGAGGTGCAGTCCGTTTACCGCGTCCAAGGCGTGGAAATCAACGACAAGCACATCGAGATCATCATCCGCCAGATGCTGCGCAAGGTGAAGATCACCGACCCGGGCGACGCGGATCAGCTCCTCTGGGGCGACCAGATCGACCGCTCCGCCTTCAACCGCATCAACGACGGCATCGTCGCCAGCGGTGGTAAGCCGGCGGAAGCCGAACCGGTGCTGCTTGGTATCACCAAGGCCTCGCTCGAAACCGACTCGTTCATCTCCGCGGCGTCCTTCCAGGACACCACCCGCGTGCTGACCGAAGCGGCTACCCTCGGCAAGGTGGACTACCTGACGGGCTTCAAGGAGAACGTCATCATGGGTCACCTCATCCCGGCTGGCTCCGGTTTCGATTGTCACCGCGACGCCGACATCGAGTTCACCGTGGAAGAGCCCGAGCCGATCTTCGTCCCGGCTGCGCCGGAAGGCGAAGAGGTCGTCGAGAGCGCCTGA